Proteins from a genomic interval of Pseudomonas versuta:
- a CDS encoding LysR family transcriptional regulator, whose protein sequence is MAHTKVNDIQAFLAVARDRSFTKAAAKLGVTPSALSHTIRALEQRLGLRLLARTTRNVSPTEAGERLMHSVAPLFDQINAELEALGELRDKPSGTIRISCTDDQIELCIRPMLAGFLKRYPDITLEFYVDYGFTNVVEERFDAGIRMGESISKDMIAVRIGPDWRLAVVGSAEYFERNPAPATPHELTGHDCVNIRHRPSGAIYAWEFENNGQAFTVKADGQLVFNSIIHVLNAAVDGIGLAYVPEQLVAPYLADGRLQQVLAHWCPEFQGYHLYYPNRRQASPAFTALVQALKYRS, encoded by the coding sequence ATGGCCCATACCAAAGTCAATGATATCCAGGCGTTTCTCGCGGTAGCCCGCGATCGAAGTTTTACCAAGGCCGCCGCCAAACTGGGGGTTACGCCTTCTGCGCTGAGTCATACGATCCGCGCGCTTGAACAAAGACTGGGGCTACGGCTGCTGGCCCGCACGACACGCAATGTGTCGCCGACAGAAGCCGGAGAAAGATTGATGCACTCGGTTGCTCCGCTTTTTGATCAGATCAACGCCGAGCTTGAAGCGTTGGGTGAGCTGCGGGACAAGCCCAGTGGCACGATCCGTATTTCCTGTACCGACGATCAAATTGAGTTGTGCATTCGGCCAATGCTTGCAGGCTTCCTCAAGCGCTACCCGGATATCACCCTTGAGTTCTACGTCGACTATGGATTTACCAACGTGGTCGAGGAGCGATTCGATGCTGGCATTCGCATGGGCGAATCGATCAGCAAGGACATGATCGCGGTCCGCATAGGGCCGGACTGGCGGTTGGCGGTGGTGGGCTCTGCAGAATATTTCGAACGCAACCCGGCTCCGGCTACCCCCCATGAGCTGACCGGGCATGACTGCGTGAATATCCGGCACCGACCATCAGGGGCGATCTACGCCTGGGAATTTGAAAACAATGGTCAGGCTTTTACGGTCAAGGCAGATGGACAGCTGGTGTTCAACAGCATCATCCATGTTCTGAATGCCGCCGTTGATGGCATTGGTTTGGCCTACGTACCAGAGCAACTGGTAGCACCGTATCTGGCCGACGGTCGACTCCAGCAAGTCCTGGCCCACTGGTGCCCCGAGTTTCAGGGTTACCACTTGTATTACCCCAACAGACGCCAGGCGTCTCCCGCCTTTACTGCATTGGTTCAAGCATTGAAATATAGAAGCTGA
- a CDS encoding PQQ-dependent dehydrogenase, methanol/ethanol family, whose amino-acid sequence MNRSGPYLRLPRAPARLLITAIALSVAFTSQSYAADQPAAVDGARISAADQEPGNWMSHGRTYDEQRFSPLKKINDSNVAGLGLAWTYKLDIDRGVEATPIVVDGVMYTTGPFSVVYALDARNGKLLWKYDPHSDRSRAGEACCDAVNRGVAVWGGKVFVGVLDGRLEAIDARTGEKVWSVDTRSDPARSITITGAPRVVKGKVIIGNGGAEYGVRGYITAYDANTGKQDWRFFTVPGDPKLPPENRAMKIAGKTWFGDKFVEQGGGGTVWDSMSYDPKLNLLYIGVGNASSWNPRLRSEGKGDNLFLSSIVAINPDNGEYVWHYQTTPGDAWDFTATAHIMLADLKINGKQRQVLMQSPKNGFFYVLDRKTGELLSAKNIVPINWATGVDMKTGRPIVDEKAAVYWRDPQNKALRVQPGFWGAHDWQPMSYNPQTGLVYIPAHIMSALYQDVDGQPPRKKFKSMYQLQVNTGMMPEDPKGLRKLADTWTGKLIAWDPVKQQARWEVPYSTIFNGGTLSTAGNLLFEGTADGRVVAYSADKGDVLWEQPANTGVMAGPVTYEVDGEQYVTFMAGWGGAFSTFAGALSLRAGVKPNAQVLTYKLGGTARLPDLKYKYADRKVDPPAFTGTTEQVDQGRALFNGHCDTCHGINAISGGVLPDLRMLSKENHQMFLGIVYGGRVNDGMPSFAEELKPDEVELVHQYIIKRAHDLKSDMAAAKTSARQ is encoded by the coding sequence ATGAACCGATCCGGCCCATATCTTCGTCTGCCCCGCGCACCGGCCAGACTGCTGATCACTGCCATTGCCCTGAGTGTCGCCTTTACCTCCCAAAGCTACGCCGCCGATCAACCCGCCGCCGTGGATGGTGCACGCATCAGCGCTGCCGATCAGGAGCCCGGCAACTGGATGAGTCACGGCCGCACTTACGACGAGCAGCGCTTCAGCCCGCTGAAAAAAATCAACGATAGCAACGTCGCGGGGCTGGGCCTGGCCTGGACCTACAAGCTGGACATCGACCGTGGCGTGGAGGCAACACCGATTGTGGTCGACGGCGTGATGTACACCACCGGACCGTTTTCGGTGGTCTACGCGCTGGATGCCCGTAACGGCAAACTGTTGTGGAAGTACGACCCGCATTCCGACCGCAGTCGTGCTGGCGAAGCCTGTTGCGATGCGGTGAATCGCGGCGTGGCGGTATGGGGCGGTAAAGTCTTCGTCGGCGTACTCGACGGGCGCCTGGAAGCGATCGACGCCCGGACCGGGGAAAAGGTCTGGTCGGTGGACACCCGCTCCGACCCCGCTCGCAGTATCACCATCACTGGCGCTCCGCGCGTGGTCAAAGGCAAGGTAATCATCGGCAACGGCGGTGCCGAATATGGCGTGCGCGGCTACATCACCGCCTACGACGCCAACACCGGCAAACAGGACTGGCGGTTCTTTACCGTCCCGGGTGATCCGAAACTGCCGCCCGAAAACAGGGCCATGAAAATCGCCGGCAAGACCTGGTTCGGCGACAAGTTCGTCGAGCAGGGGGGCGGCGGTACGGTTTGGGACTCGATGTCCTACGACCCGAAACTTAACCTGCTGTATATCGGCGTCGGCAATGCCTCGTCGTGGAATCCGCGCCTGCGCTCCGAGGGCAAGGGCGATAACCTGTTCCTGTCCTCTATCGTCGCCATCAACCCCGACAACGGCGAGTACGTCTGGCACTACCAGACCACTCCCGGCGACGCCTGGGACTTCACCGCCACCGCCCACATCATGCTCGCGGACCTGAAGATCAACGGTAAACAGCGCCAGGTGCTGATGCAGTCGCCAAAGAATGGTTTCTTTTACGTTCTCGACCGCAAGACCGGCGAATTGCTGTCAGCCAAAAACATCGTCCCTATCAACTGGGCCACCGGGGTCGACATGAAAACCGGGCGCCCGATCGTCGACGAAAAAGCCGCCGTCTATTGGCGCGATCCGCAGAACAAAGCACTGCGGGTGCAGCCCGGATTCTGGGGCGCCCATGACTGGCAGCCCATGTCCTATAACCCGCAGACCGGGCTGGTTTACATCCCGGCACACATCATGTCGGCGTTGTACCAGGACGTCGACGGCCAGCCTCCACGCAAAAAATTCAAAAGCATGTACCAGTTGCAGGTCAACACCGGAATGATGCCTGAAGACCCGAAGGGGCTGCGCAAGCTGGCGGATACCTGGACCGGCAAACTGATCGCCTGGGACCCGGTCAAACAGCAGGCTCGCTGGGAAGTGCCGTACTCCACCATCTTCAACGGAGGCACCTTGAGCACAGCGGGCAATCTGCTGTTCGAGGGTACGGCGGACGGCCGTGTGGTGGCCTATTCGGCGGACAAGGGCGACGTCCTGTGGGAGCAGCCGGCCAACACCGGGGTAATGGCCGGGCCCGTCACTTATGAGGTCGATGGCGAGCAGTACGTGACATTCATGGCGGGCTGGGGCGGTGCTTTTTCCACCTTTGCCGGGGCGCTGTCGTTACGCGCCGGAGTCAAGCCCAATGCCCAGGTGCTGACCTACAAGCTCGGCGGCACGGCCAGGCTGCCTGATCTGAAATACAAATATGCCGACCGCAAAGTCGACCCGCCGGCGTTCACCGGCACCACCGAACAAGTGGATCAGGGCCGTGCGCTGTTCAACGGCCACTGCGATACCTGTCACGGCATTAACGCCATCAGCGGCGGCGTGTTG
- a CDS encoding MFS transporter, with protein sequence MTAQPLDTPTGDATGTPQTESLPDHWGGILAMTLCVFALIASEFMPVSLLTPIASDLHISEGLAGYGIAISGAFAVLTSLWISRLAGAMDRKTLLLLLTAIMCVSGLVVGLAPNYTVYLMGRALIGVVIGGFWSMSAAMAMRLVAPRSVPRALAIFNGGNALATVVAAPLGSYLGSVIGWRGAFFCLIPVAIIAFIWQWISLPAMPAAPRKTGAGNVFRLLKSPLIRFGMLSVGTFFMGQFVLFTYLRPFLETVTGVDVSRLSMILLVIGVAGVVGTLVIGTFLKAGMYRVLVCIPLLMAAIALSLIVAGSSVVAAFVLLGLWGLIATAAPVGWWSWLARALPKDAEAGGGLMVAVIQLSIALGSTLGGLLFDGSGYRMTFFASAMLLVLAAVLALFTSRNQARLA encoded by the coding sequence ATGACGGCTCAACCACTAGACACCCCCACAGGTGATGCCACCGGCACGCCGCAGACTGAATCGCTCCCCGATCACTGGGGTGGCATCTTGGCGATGACTCTGTGCGTATTCGCGTTGATTGCCTCGGAGTTCATGCCTGTCAGTTTGCTCACACCGATTGCTTCGGATCTGCACATCAGTGAAGGGCTGGCCGGGTATGGCATTGCCATTTCCGGTGCCTTCGCGGTGCTGACAAGCCTCTGGATTTCCAGGCTGGCGGGCGCTATGGACCGCAAGACGCTGTTGCTGCTACTGACCGCAATCATGTGCGTGTCGGGGCTGGTGGTCGGCCTGGCGCCAAACTATACGGTCTACCTGATGGGGCGTGCGCTGATAGGGGTGGTGATTGGCGGGTTCTGGTCGATGTCGGCAGCCATGGCCATGCGCCTGGTTGCGCCCCGTAGCGTGCCCAGGGCGCTGGCAATCTTCAACGGCGGCAATGCTTTGGCAACCGTAGTGGCCGCCCCGCTGGGAAGCTACCTGGGGAGTGTCATCGGTTGGCGAGGGGCTTTTTTCTGCCTGATTCCGGTAGCGATCATTGCGTTTATCTGGCAGTGGATCAGCCTGCCAGCCATGCCGGCGGCGCCGCGTAAAACGGGGGCTGGCAATGTCTTTCGATTGCTCAAGAGCCCTTTGATCCGTTTCGGCATGTTGAGTGTGGGCACCTTCTTCATGGGGCAGTTTGTATTGTTCACCTATCTGCGCCCGTTCCTGGAAACCGTCACAGGCGTAGATGTCTCCCGGTTGTCGATGATCCTGCTGGTTATCGGTGTGGCGGGGGTTGTCGGAACCCTTGTGATCGGTACTTTCCTGAAAGCCGGCATGTACCGCGTCCTGGTCTGCATCCCACTGTTGATGGCCGCCATTGCCCTTTCCTTGATTGTCGCTGGCAGCTCAGTGGTGGCAGCTTTTGTTTTGCTGGGGCTGTGGGGCCTGATTGCAACGGCTGCACCTGTGGGGTGGTGGTCATGGCTGGCCAGGGCGCTGCCCAAGGATGCTGAAGCCGGTGGTGGACTGATGGTGGCGGTCATCCAGCTCTCCATTGCACTGGGCTCTACCCTCGGCGGCCTGTTGTTCGACGGGAGTGGCTACCGCATGACCTTTTTCGCAAGCGCTATGTTGCTGGTGCTCGCTGCGGTGTTGGCCTTGTTCACATCGAGAAATCAGGCTCGCCTCGCCTGA
- the dmeF gene encoding CDF family Co(II)/Ni(II) efflux transporter DmeF, producing MNSINHTHEHVFLGSAHDENARRTLWVVALTVVMMVGEITAGYLTGSMALLADGFHMATHAGALGIAALAYAYAKRHASSQRYSFGTGKVGDLGGFASALILGMVSLGIGVESVMRLLQPTEVQFGTATLIAIAGLIVNIVSALLLGHGHDHDDHGHDHAHHGNDNNLKSAYVHVLADALTSVLAIAALLAGRYLGWVWLDPAMGIVGAIVIARWAWTLMGATAGVLLDQTDVHVAEEIRELVEKPGDATITDLHVWRVGPQAHAAIVSVLGEATANTESIRERLKPVHEVSHLTVEFRAL from the coding sequence ATGAACAGCATCAACCACACACATGAGCACGTATTCCTTGGCTCGGCGCATGACGAAAATGCCAGGCGCACACTTTGGGTGGTGGCACTGACCGTGGTGATGATGGTCGGCGAGATCACCGCAGGCTATCTCACGGGTTCGATGGCGTTGCTGGCCGATGGCTTTCATATGGCTACCCATGCCGGGGCATTGGGCATCGCGGCCCTCGCTTACGCTTACGCCAAACGCCACGCGTCCAGCCAGCGCTACAGCTTCGGCACCGGAAAGGTCGGGGACCTGGGCGGGTTCGCCTCGGCATTGATTCTCGGCATGGTCTCCCTGGGCATTGGCGTTGAGTCTGTGATGCGCCTCTTGCAGCCAACAGAAGTTCAGTTCGGTACCGCTACGCTGATCGCGATTGCCGGATTAATCGTGAACATTGTCAGTGCCCTGCTGCTGGGCCACGGCCACGATCATGATGATCATGGCCATGACCATGCTCATCACGGCAACGACAACAATCTGAAATCGGCCTACGTCCATGTCCTCGCGGACGCGCTGACTTCGGTTCTGGCTATTGCTGCTCTGCTCGCCGGCCGCTATCTGGGCTGGGTGTGGCTGGACCCGGCCATGGGCATCGTCGGCGCCATCGTTATCGCGCGCTGGGCATGGACCTTGATGGGGGCCACTGCAGGTGTATTGCTGGACCAGACCGATGTGCACGTTGCCGAGGAAATCCGCGAACTGGTGGAGAAACCCGGGGATGCGACCATCACGGATTTGCACGTCTGGCGGGTTGGACCGCAAGCCCATGCGGCCATCGTCAGTGTCCTGGGTGAGGCCACTGCAAACACCGAGAGCATTCGTGAGCGTCTCAAGCCGGTTCACGAAGTCAGCCACCTGACGGTCGAATTTCGAGCACTCTGA
- a CDS encoding metal/formaldehyde-sensitive transcriptional repressor, whose translation MGHIAANKDDLLKRVKRIAGQIQAVERALASDLDCAKTLHLVAATRGAINGLMEQIIEDHAREHVANPALSEEERNKGVEELLEAIRRYSK comes from the coding sequence ATGGGTCATATCGCAGCAAACAAAGACGATCTTCTCAAACGCGTAAAACGTATCGCCGGTCAGATCCAGGCCGTAGAACGGGCCTTGGCGTCTGATCTCGATTGCGCCAAAACACTGCACCTGGTTGCCGCCACTCGTGGTGCCATCAATGGCTTGATGGAGCAAATCATCGAGGACCACGCCCGCGAGCATGTTGCTAACCCTGCGTTGAGCGAAGAAGAACGCAACAAGGGCGTCGAAGAGCTGCTTGAAGCCATTCGCCGTTACTCCAAGTGA
- a CDS encoding DUF1289 domain-containing protein — protein MAKEIENPCISICQISGDLCVSCGRSKEDIRKWKRMKRPEKMAAVQRATVRLKGLKKAQG, from the coding sequence ATGGCTAAAGAAATCGAAAACCCCTGCATCTCGATTTGCCAGATCAGTGGCGATCTGTGCGTGAGTTGCGGGCGAAGCAAGGAAGACATCAGAAAGTGGAAACGCATGAAGCGGCCTGAAAAAATGGCCGCTGTGCAGAGGGCGACTGTGCGCTTGAAAGGGCTGAAAAAAGCACAGGGGTAA
- a CDS encoding LysR family transcriptional regulator gives MELLQSMQVFVRVAELASFTKAADATQLGRPQVTRAIQDLEASLGVRLFQRTTRQVRLTTEGEQFYERVMDILGRLAETTSMFNTAGACLRGKLRVDIASALSQPAFITSLREFTHTHPQIEMALGVTDRTVDLVAEGVDCVLRIGELPDSSLVARRIGMAIMVTCAAPGYIQEFGAPDTLEGLDTHRCISFLSGQSHRPLPWQFSQGGVDRGYISHRGIVVNESNAYVQCGVAGFGILQAPGITLQRYLADGSLVEVLERFRPRPRPVSVLYPSRTHLAPQVHAFVDWVSQRFALIYPAWLE, from the coding sequence ATGGAACTGCTTCAATCAATGCAGGTTTTTGTTCGTGTTGCCGAGCTTGCAAGCTTCACGAAGGCCGCCGATGCCACTCAACTGGGGCGCCCTCAGGTCACCAGAGCCATACAGGATCTGGAAGCGTCTCTTGGGGTCAGACTTTTTCAGCGTACGACCCGACAAGTCCGGCTTACGACAGAAGGGGAGCAGTTTTACGAACGGGTCATGGATATTCTCGGTCGTCTGGCTGAGACGACGTCGATGTTCAATACGGCGGGGGCTTGCCTTCGAGGAAAGCTACGGGTTGATATTGCGTCGGCGCTTTCCCAGCCTGCATTCATCACAAGCTTGAGAGAGTTCACCCACACTCATCCGCAAATCGAAATGGCTTTGGGGGTGACCGACCGCACGGTGGATCTGGTTGCTGAAGGCGTGGATTGCGTGCTCAGGATCGGAGAGTTACCGGACTCCAGTCTGGTGGCCAGACGTATAGGTATGGCAATCATGGTGACGTGTGCGGCGCCAGGATATATCCAGGAGTTCGGGGCGCCGGATACTCTGGAGGGGCTGGATACTCACCGTTGCATAAGTTTTCTTTCCGGCCAGAGCCACCGGCCGCTCCCCTGGCAATTCTCCCAGGGCGGCGTCGACAGGGGTTACATCAGCCACCGCGGCATCGTTGTCAATGAGTCCAATGCCTATGTGCAATGTGGCGTAGCCGGTTTTGGCATTCTTCAGGCACCGGGGATCACGCTGCAGCGGTATCTGGCTGACGGATCTTTGGTGGAAGTACTTGAGCGCTTTCGGCCAAGACCGCGCCCGGTGTCCGTGTTGTACCCGAGCAGAACGCATCTTGCTCCGCAGGTACATGCTTTTGTCGACTGGGTAAGTCAGCGGTTTGCGCTTATTTATCCTGCGTGGCTTGAATAA
- a CDS encoding zinc-dependent alcohol dehydrogenase family protein, with product MKAWLLHDFGLDNLVLGDTPAPEPKTGELLVKVGAVSLNFRDKAIVDGIYEPHRVPKPLIPVSDAAGTVVAVGEGVSRFNVGDRVNSHLYSRWIDGAPGPDEPDYCFGSPLPGGLAEYMIIHEDSAVRAPDNMSDEEASTLPIAALTAWYSLVDYGQIKAGESVLVQGTGGVSIFAVQLATALGAKVIVTSSNDANLEAAMKLGAVAGVNYRTHPDWAEQVLKLTDGKGVDLLLDVAGGNGLNQSIAATRAAGKIAQIGFLTGQTTELGLMPLIFRQTTIRGIAVAPRSSFDRMNSFLNENQIRPVIDKVYPFAEARQAYEHLARGAFGKVVIKIA from the coding sequence ATGAAAGCCTGGCTTCTGCATGATTTTGGTCTCGACAATTTAGTCCTTGGTGACACCCCTGCTCCGGAACCGAAGACCGGAGAGTTGCTAGTCAAGGTTGGCGCCGTTTCGCTCAACTTCCGCGACAAAGCCATTGTCGACGGTATTTATGAGCCACATAGGGTGCCAAAACCACTGATACCCGTAAGTGATGCAGCTGGAACCGTGGTGGCTGTTGGTGAAGGGGTAAGCCGATTCAACGTAGGCGACCGGGTAAACTCGCATTTGTATTCGCGCTGGATTGATGGCGCCCCGGGCCCCGACGAACCCGATTACTGCTTTGGCTCGCCCCTGCCTGGCGGTCTGGCCGAATACATGATCATTCACGAGGATAGCGCTGTGCGCGCACCCGATAACATGTCGGACGAAGAAGCATCGACACTGCCTATCGCCGCACTTACTGCCTGGTACTCTCTCGTGGACTACGGCCAGATCAAGGCAGGAGAAAGCGTGCTCGTGCAGGGTACGGGCGGCGTATCGATCTTTGCTGTTCAACTGGCTACCGCGCTGGGCGCCAAAGTCATTGTCACATCAAGCAATGACGCGAATCTGGAAGCTGCCATGAAGCTGGGCGCAGTCGCTGGGGTGAACTACCGGACCCACCCGGATTGGGCCGAGCAAGTGCTGAAGCTCACCGACGGGAAAGGGGTCGACCTGCTTCTGGACGTTGCCGGTGGCAATGGCCTGAACCAGTCAATCGCAGCGACCCGGGCCGCAGGCAAGATCGCACAGATCGGCTTTTTGACAGGGCAAACCACCGAGCTAGGGCTGATGCCACTGATCTTCCGGCAGACAACCATTCGCGGCATCGCAGTCGCGCCTCGCTCGTCGTTCGACCGCATGAACTCTTTCCTCAACGAGAACCAGATCAGACCGGTAATCGACAAGGTCTACCCGTTTGCAGAGGCACGCCAGGCCTATGAACACTTGGCGAGGGGAGCTTTTGGCAAGGTCGTTATCAAGATTGCCTGA
- a CDS encoding TonB-dependent siderophore receptor, whose protein sequence is MPLVYAAEDLTLPAMQIEGSNEYVDAPSVGYKGNPASSTTRLGLTDKQTPQAVTTITRQALDDFKITGIKDALRSAPSVTVEQTETDRTEFTSRGFDINTFQYDGVGMPFVGTVLVGDQDLAEFEQIDILHGANGLMSGAGNPSATVNFVRKRPTETFQAQVDTRVSSWDGRRVDVDVSGPLTSTANVRGRFIYSHDKGNSWMDRYSHERNVAAGLLAFDLSDADTVTVGFSQHNSDSNGSTWGNLPLVDNDGKPIHYGSRSSSIGQPWSYWNLHTQRAFAELKHEFGNGWNATLTATGINEKQDTNMMYVAGVSGDEASVFAAHTTSEAHQLLGDAKVSGPFSLFGREHELTLGAAYGRTHQKAREYDAVEGGYYDVSFPDVLAGNLARPSFLFTSDTNTQNFSDTQKSLYAGARFSLADDLHWIVGARMLSLDASGDSYGSDYYTRAHGKVTPYTGLVYDLDKQWSVYGSWTKIYSAQYNLGADGKLLAPLEGKSMEAGVKGSLLDNRLNLTAAAFKTEQQNVAEYAGLVDGRYVYNPMDYKSHGVELQASGEALPGLDLLGGYTYVRIDNDDGDRARKYVPTHSVRGMLTYRLPSLPKAKVGTRVSWQSAVQNDNNSAIRQNAYALLDFMASYDIDSNWSTSVNLNNVTDRKYLLSLYNSATTASYGAPRNVVASVTWKY, encoded by the coding sequence ATGCCTCTGGTTTATGCCGCTGAAGATTTGACGTTACCTGCCATGCAGATTGAAGGTAGCAATGAATATGTTGACGCTCCCAGCGTGGGCTACAAGGGCAATCCGGCTTCCAGCACAACCCGTCTGGGGCTGACCGACAAGCAAACCCCGCAGGCGGTGACCACCATTACCCGCCAGGCACTCGACGACTTCAAGATCACCGGCATCAAGGATGCGCTGCGCTCGGCACCTTCAGTGACGGTTGAGCAGACTGAAACCGACCGGACCGAATTCACTTCCCGCGGCTTCGATATCAACACCTTCCAGTACGACGGCGTGGGCATGCCGTTCGTGGGGACCGTGCTGGTGGGTGACCAGGATCTGGCCGAGTTCGAGCAGATCGATATCCTGCATGGCGCCAACGGCTTGATGAGCGGGGCAGGCAACCCGTCGGCCACGGTCAACTTCGTGCGCAAGCGCCCGACCGAGACGTTCCAGGCGCAAGTCGACACCCGTGTCAGCTCCTGGGACGGGCGTCGTGTGGACGTGGATGTGTCCGGTCCGTTAACGTCCACCGCCAATGTGCGCGGCCGGTTTATCTATTCCCATGACAAGGGCAATTCATGGATGGATCGCTACAGCCACGAGCGCAACGTCGCTGCCGGCCTGTTGGCGTTCGACCTGTCCGATGCCGACACCGTGACCGTGGGCTTCTCCCAGCACAATAGCGATTCCAATGGCAGCACCTGGGGTAACTTGCCGCTGGTCGATAATGACGGCAAGCCCATCCACTATGGCAGCCGCAGCTCCAGCATCGGCCAGCCGTGGAGTTACTGGAACCTGCATACCCAGCGCGCATTCGCCGAGCTCAAACATGAGTTTGGCAACGGCTGGAACGCCACGCTCACGGCCACCGGCATCAATGAAAAGCAAGACACCAACATGATGTATGTCGCCGGGGTCAGCGGTGACGAGGCCTCGGTGTTTGCCGCCCACACCACCAGCGAGGCTCATCAATTACTGGGGGATGCCAAGGTCTCAGGCCCGTTCAGCCTGTTTGGCCGCGAGCATGAGTTGACCCTGGGGGCTGCCTACGGCCGTACCCATCAAAAGGCCCGGGAATACGACGCGGTTGAAGGGGGCTACTACGACGTATCGTTCCCGGACGTGTTGGCGGGGAATCTGGCCCGTCCGTCCTTCCTGTTTACCAGCGATACCAACACCCAGAACTTCAGCGACACCCAGAAAAGCCTGTACGCCGGTGCCCGATTCAGCCTGGCCGACGACCTGCACTGGATCGTTGGCGCACGAATGCTCAGCCTGGATGCTTCTGGCGACAGCTACGGTTCCGATTACTACACCCGCGCCCACGGCAAGGTCACACCTTATACGGGCCTGGTGTACGACCTCGACAAGCAGTGGAGCGTCTATGGCAGCTGGACGAAAATCTACAGCGCACAGTACAACCTGGGCGCCGACGGCAAGTTGCTTGCGCCACTGGAAGGCAAGAGCATGGAAGCCGGCGTCAAGGGCAGCCTGCTGGATAACCGCCTGAACCTCACGGCTGCTGCGTTCAAGACCGAACAGCAAAATGTGGCGGAGTACGCAGGCCTGGTCGACGGTCGATACGTCTATAACCCCATGGACTACAAGAGCCACGGCGTTGAGCTGCAAGCCTCTGGCGAAGCACTGCCGGGTCTTGACCTGCTGGGTGGCTACACCTACGTACGCATCGACAACGACGATGGCGACAGGGCGCGTAAATATGTGCCGACCCATAGCGTGCGCGGCATGCTGACCTATCGCCTGCCGAGCTTGCCAAAAGCCAAAGTGGGTACCCGGGTCAGCTGGCAGAGCGCGGTGCAGAACGACAATAACAGCGCGATCCGGCAAAACGCCTACGCGCTGCTCGACTTCATGGCCAGCTATGACATAGACAGCAACTGGAGCACGTCGGTGAACCTGAACAACGTCACCGACCGCAAGTACCTGCTCTCGCTGTACAACAGCGCCACCACTGCCAGCTATGGTGCGCCGCGCAACGTGGTTGCTTCTGTCACCTGGAAATACTGA
- a CDS encoding alpha/beta fold hydrolase, with protein sequence MNAITTKDGTRIFYKDWGPKDASPIVFHHGWPLSADDWDNQMMFFLLKGYRVIAHDRRGHGRSTQTWEGNDMDTYTADVIELTDVLDLKGAIHVGHSTGGGEVARYAARAKPGRVAKAVLISAVPPIMVKSQKNPGGLPLEVFDGFRSALVASRAQFYVDVPAGPFYGFNRPGAKVSQGVIDNWWRQGMMGGAKAQYDCIKAFSETDFTEDLKAIEVPTLVMHGEDDQIVPFADSAPLSAKLLKHSTLKTYPGFPHGMPTTNADQINADLLAFIRG encoded by the coding sequence ATGAACGCAATTACGACCAAAGACGGCACCAGGATTTTCTACAAGGATTGGGGGCCGAAAGACGCGTCGCCCATCGTGTTTCACCACGGTTGGCCGTTGAGCGCGGATGACTGGGACAACCAGATGATGTTCTTCTTGCTCAAAGGCTACCGGGTGATCGCGCATGACCGCCGCGGACACGGGCGCTCGACCCAGACGTGGGAGGGCAACGACATGGACACCTACACCGCCGATGTCATCGAGTTGACCGATGTGCTCGACCTCAAGGGGGCGATACATGTCGGCCACTCGACCGGGGGGGGTGAAGTCGCACGCTACGCCGCGCGAGCCAAACCGGGACGTGTTGCCAAGGCCGTACTGATCAGCGCGGTTCCACCCATCATGGTCAAGTCGCAAAAGAATCCTGGAGGCTTACCTCTGGAAGTGTTCGACGGGTTCCGTTCGGCATTGGTTGCCAGTCGTGCGCAGTTTTACGTGGACGTGCCGGCGGGGCCGTTCTACGGCTTCAATCGACCCGGGGCCAAGGTCTCGCAAGGCGTCATCGACAACTGGTGGCGTCAAGGCATGATGGGCGGTGCAAAAGCTCAGTACGACTGCATCAAGGCGTTTTCCGAAACCGATTTCACCGAAGATTTAAAGGCGATTGAGGTGCCGACGCTGGTCATGCATGGCGAGGACGATCAGATTGTGCCGTTTGCAGACTCTGCGCCGCTTTCGGCCAAACTCTTGAAGCATTCCACGCTCAAGACGTACCCGGGCTTTCCTCACGGAATGCCGACGACCAACGCAGATCAGATCAATGCTGATTTGTTGGCGTTTATTCGCGGTTGA